The following are from one region of the Coriobacteriia bacterium genome:
- a CDS encoding cell wall-binding repeat-containing protein, translated as MKHRRMLRAVVSGLLLVPLLLSNIAIAGAAPEPVEPSVYKMAAMATASTGRPTEVEKPGFSRVAASGAVAQSVALSRGWSTASSVVLVGKSNWKENAVAPGLAGALDAPILATSGLRLDTAVSSRLSQMRTKTVYVIGGSRAVSSSVVKALQRKRIRVIRLAGTSPADTSRVVALRIKLITKATPVVIAVAEGDYAGAGAVSAYAAAAAAPVLLTNRTTVPSATKLALRSLQATMTVVVGPTSKISAAVALAFPGAVRVGGANAYDTSAKLADFGVQRGMSLEKTVVMTGESFPQAVLAGPWAGRTGSPILLTKRTSLPAEVKTFVASSGSSIKKLRVVGTTKEVATGVVSQMMTAAATIIYADLINPDTPSTSIDVQSVSATSLRVTGTPADLGDLKIGSVLIGERSTTAPEGYFRKVVGIAQSSGAVTLETTAATLSDCIAQGGLNLSFASGGSSTGAGSGSLVSPMSQRARGSDITAAGWDEIGQGASITSAIAFEVAEGVTINGSHKFGWSISLKWYEGDFWHPGPEIVEFRRTIDRSYKFSIKGKATLAEWKREKKLVDKQFTGPSIPIGIGAIPTLIDFEVISKASLSGEFSASIEGGATKTDTQGWRWKDGSLSTIDESHDWKPDNPKLVLEGQAEAKVSIQVEVTWLIAGLAGPGVAVEGYLANRFAVTVEVEASNEGAGATVGAATVTPSIKWGLYAGVTGKIIAKVDIFGVIELAKKEWPVFDAEVKILERTVTAEKLDDKAPVASSDAQPTYSAVPSVVKITATDDGSGVASVSYQLNGAAEKRITGDKANVSITKAGKHTLKFWATDKQGNKSSPITVVFFVSSPQSVRYFVKTWNVDDRSLVIVNGTTVVDVAAGSESGWREITQLLSPSAKDTRIEFKTYNAAGGYAWGYAIGEQRATDTTVKTRASRWNEGLAGVPGQGANNNDLSRQNQWIPVFNGTLGVALGL; from the coding sequence ATGAAGCACCGCCGCATGTTGCGTGCAGTGGTCTCAGGACTGCTTCTCGTCCCGCTGCTGTTGTCCAATATCGCGATCGCCGGAGCCGCACCGGAGCCGGTGGAGCCGAGTGTCTACAAGATGGCCGCTATGGCCACCGCATCCACGGGCAGGCCCACAGAGGTCGAGAAGCCCGGCTTCAGCCGTGTCGCGGCGTCGGGAGCAGTTGCCCAGTCGGTCGCCCTCTCGCGCGGGTGGAGCACCGCTTCGTCCGTCGTGCTCGTCGGCAAGTCCAACTGGAAAGAGAACGCGGTCGCGCCTGGACTGGCCGGAGCGCTCGACGCGCCGATCTTGGCGACATCGGGGTTGCGGTTGGACACGGCCGTCAGCTCGCGACTGTCCCAGATGCGCACGAAGACGGTGTACGTGATAGGAGGCTCGCGGGCGGTGTCGTCGTCCGTGGTGAAGGCGCTTCAGCGCAAGCGGATCCGGGTGATTCGACTCGCTGGCACCAGCCCGGCCGACACCTCGCGCGTAGTTGCGCTGCGCATCAAGTTGATCACCAAGGCCACGCCGGTGGTCATTGCGGTGGCCGAAGGTGACTACGCGGGGGCCGGCGCTGTTTCGGCCTACGCCGCCGCAGCAGCCGCTCCGGTATTGCTGACCAATCGGACTACGGTTCCGTCGGCAACGAAGCTCGCGCTTCGATCGCTGCAGGCGACGATGACGGTGGTGGTCGGACCGACTTCGAAGATATCGGCTGCAGTTGCGTTGGCGTTCCCGGGCGCTGTGCGAGTTGGTGGTGCGAATGCATACGACACATCGGCGAAGCTAGCCGACTTCGGCGTCCAGCGGGGAATGTCCCTTGAGAAGACCGTGGTGATGACTGGGGAGAGCTTCCCGCAGGCGGTACTCGCTGGCCCGTGGGCAGGGCGAACTGGCTCACCCATTCTGCTCACCAAGCGCACGTCGCTGCCGGCCGAGGTCAAGACCTTCGTCGCGAGTTCGGGCTCGAGCATCAAGAAACTCAGGGTGGTGGGAACCACCAAAGAGGTCGCTACGGGAGTCGTCTCGCAGATGATGACGGCGGCCGCGACCATTATCTACGCCGACCTGATCAACCCCGACACGCCGTCGACATCCATTGACGTTCAGTCGGTAAGCGCCACGTCACTGCGAGTCACGGGTACGCCCGCTGACCTAGGGGACCTCAAGATCGGTTCGGTGCTCATTGGTGAGCGGTCGACGACGGCTCCCGAGGGCTACTTCCGCAAGGTCGTCGGAATAGCGCAGAGCAGCGGTGCTGTCACCCTCGAGACGACGGCCGCTACGCTCTCGGACTGCATCGCACAAGGCGGGCTCAACCTTTCGTTCGCATCAGGTGGATCATCCACCGGTGCCGGGTCAGGCTCACTCGTCTCGCCGATGTCTCAACGGGCTCGGGGTTCGGACATCACGGCTGCAGGTTGGGACGAGATCGGGCAGGGGGCATCCATCACGTCTGCAATCGCGTTCGAAGTAGCAGAGGGTGTCACGATCAATGGGTCGCACAAGTTCGGTTGGTCAATAAGTCTCAAGTGGTACGAAGGGGATTTCTGGCACCCAGGTCCAGAGATTGTCGAGTTCAGGCGGACAATCGATCGCTCCTACAAGTTCTCGATCAAAGGCAAGGCCACGCTCGCCGAGTGGAAGCGAGAGAAGAAGCTCGTCGACAAGCAGTTCACAGGCCCGTCGATTCCAATCGGGATCGGCGCCATTCCGACGCTCATTGATTTTGAAGTGATTTCGAAGGCATCCCTGAGCGGGGAGTTCAGCGCCAGTATCGAGGGCGGGGCGACGAAGACCGACACTCAGGGGTGGCGTTGGAAGGATGGATCCCTCTCGACCATCGATGAGTCCCACGACTGGAAGCCTGACAATCCCAAGCTTGTGCTTGAAGGTCAGGCCGAGGCGAAAGTCTCCATCCAGGTCGAGGTCACCTGGCTCATTGCCGGCCTAGCCGGACCGGGCGTTGCAGTCGAGGGATACTTGGCGAACCGCTTCGCGGTGACCGTCGAGGTCGAAGCGTCGAACGAAGGCGCAGGCGCCACGGTGGGTGCTGCGACCGTAACCCCCTCCATCAAGTGGGGGTTGTACGCGGGAGTAACGGGCAAGATCATCGCCAAGGTCGACATCTTCGGTGTTATCGAGCTCGCCAAGAAGGAGTGGCCGGTATTCGATGCGGAGGTGAAGATTCTTGAACGCACTGTAACCGCCGAGAAGCTCGATGACAAAGCTCCTGTGGCCAGTAGTGATGCTCAGCCCACGTACTCCGCCGTGCCTTCGGTGGTGAAGATCACTGCGACAGATGATGGCTCCGGGGTCGCATCGGTGAGCTATCAACTGAATGGTGCTGCCGAGAAGAGGATCACTGGCGACAAGGCCAACGTCTCAATCACCAAGGCCGGCAAGCACACGCTGAAGTTCTGGGCCACGGACAAGCAGGGCAACAAATCGAGTCCGATCACGGTCGTGTTCTTCGTCTCCTCACCGCAGAGCGTGCGCTATTTTGTGAAGACGTGGAACGTTGACGACCGGTCACTGGTGATCGTCAATGGAACCACGGTGGTCGACGTCGCGGCGGGTTCGGAGTCGGGCTGGCGAGAGATCACGCAGTTGCTTTCGCCCAGCGCGAAGGACACGCGAATCGAGTTCAAGACCTACAACGCGGCCGGCGGCTACGCGTGGGGCTACGCGATCGGCGAGCAACGCGCGACCGACACGACCGTCAAGACGCGGGCGAGTCGTTGGAATGAGGGCCTGGCAGGGGTTCCGGGCCAGGGTGCCAACAACAATGACCTGTCTC
- a CDS encoding WXG100 family type VII secretion target, with protein MPAPKILADPTAMKRVASEVDGLRERYQGQVDALYSSVGAIGSGWTGADQDAYRTQIDQFRDDFTEMVNLLRSYTDYLNKSAQQYATEQQNIASDARSLRTDF; from the coding sequence ATGCCAGCACCGAAGATTTTGGCGGATCCGACTGCGATGAAGCGCGTGGCCTCTGAGGTTGACGGCCTTCGCGAGCGTTATCAGGGACAGGTTGACGCTCTCTACAGCAGCGTTGGCGCCATCGGGTCGGGGTGGACCGGCGCGGATCAGGATGCCTACCGCACTCAGATCGACCAGTTTCGGGACGACTTCACGGAGATGGTCAACCTGCTCCGCAGCTACACCGACTATCTCAACAAGTCGGCGCAGCAGTACGCAACCGAGCAGCAGAATATCGCGTCCGACGCACGTTCGCTGCGCACGGACTTCTGA
- the essC gene encoding type VII secretion protein EssC has protein sequence MQLILVDGDRIERLNLPAKPLGQYWVTRADESGGCDELLSVEGVAGQWVLKSNRRAAVLGQDEQPVKTMVLEPDVFYGIRITATGDSLLLLCESTTEDRQRFVRYQLPAHGSARIGRSESSEICFASRFVSNAHAALRFDDGHIAVEDRGSANGTFVNGRRVQAATLNPGDVIWIVGLTMVVGQSIIAINNPDGLVTVDERTLAPFELPDFNLMLDEDIEEAAVAQLFSRSPRFSERIRTAAFKLDPPPQRREEDTLPVMLVIGSALTMGVAASSIGIFTAFNVINQGRPFSDAIPALVMSASILLAMVMWPLLNRRYHTKQSALREQERLEKYRAYLSGIDARIESERARQADVLGRAVPTLADCLGWVMRRDGELWSRTADAHDFLSVRLGVGDASMDMELSAQEPKFSVEEDCLEAEMRAVADAARVMTGVPITVSLREHAILGLVGSAERTHSLLRGLVLQLAALHAHDVLRLVFIYDQDSHSDWASARWLPHTWSDDESIRLVASSAEELKGLSVHIEAQMRQREDERIPGRTGPLKPHYVVCVLNPALASRSHGLDRILREGAELGFSVVAAYQDRSELPDECTAIVDLGDSPTLMLAEQGEVSTLPFTPDVAVASWPRDAVETLANTRLDTTTDVRAFPAALPVLDMYRVGRVEHLNILTRWAGSNPVLSLEAPIGVDASGNIMKLDVHERFHGPHGLIAGMTGSGKSEFIMTYILSLALNYDPHEVAFVLIDYKGGGMANAFSELPHVVGTITNLDGAEVNRSLVSIQSELKRRQALFNAAADATGTSNIDIYAYQGLYREGEVSEPLSHLLIISDEFAELKAQQPEFMDQLVSAARIGRSLGVHLILATQKPSGVVNDQIWSNSRFRVCLKVQEKADSVEVIKRPDAAELSAAGRFYLQVGFNEVFEMGQSSWAGAPYVPNDTYTPDYDDSVALVSHLGQIVRRSRGEKSRGVLGPARRQLDEITAYIAGVAQSEGINIRPLWLDPIPGDVFVDELRRKYGQPARAGVLEPIIGEYDDPANQRQEVLAVPLSRDGNVVVYGSTGSGKERFIRTLMWSLIESSPPDLLNMYVIDCAAETLGAFRSAPHVGDVLFSHDHERIIRLMRMLGREMTRRKRLLVEANAGYSAYRTPSGERLASIVIVVHNYGGFADAHPDALEALTWIARDGIRYGLFVVLSATGSNDVRFQMLQNFKQMFALQFNDPVDYVSVLGKTGGMRPSTLEGRGLVRRDGVHEFQTARPRSGVDDDLAFIREECQRMADAWDGAAAPAVPAMPTIVTPEAIEAMLSDARFQGGIPCGVEVSTLEPAGLDFAGSFGTWVLSHDPEDAAFAQGMTELMGADMGNDVVVLDAAPAFVQDENRTYAYATGAALDPAVRELSSRIAERHVSVEAGTAATEFEAHPIVCVIVSYSRLAQSLSAEVRLLLEGMIARDGVPIGFRIVLVEAASEAQKLAYEAWTTHFKPTRGVWLGNGFADQSVLKVLSGRNDMYREIGSRNGYLISKGVPRLIKTLRSPLWAKDEEALDE, from the coding sequence ATGCAGCTCATTCTGGTCGACGGCGACCGCATAGAGCGACTCAATCTCCCAGCGAAGCCGTTGGGTCAGTACTGGGTTACCCGCGCTGACGAGTCGGGCGGGTGCGACGAACTCCTCAGTGTTGAAGGGGTCGCCGGCCAGTGGGTCTTGAAGTCCAACAGACGCGCGGCGGTGCTTGGGCAGGACGAACAACCGGTGAAGACGATGGTTCTTGAACCCGACGTCTTCTACGGTATACGCATCACCGCGACAGGCGATAGTCTGCTCCTGCTGTGCGAGTCGACCACCGAGGATCGCCAGCGCTTCGTTCGCTACCAACTTCCGGCACATGGATCGGCGCGGATCGGCAGAAGCGAGAGTTCCGAGATCTGTTTCGCGAGCAGATTTGTGTCCAATGCCCACGCGGCGCTGCGCTTCGACGATGGTCATATCGCTGTGGAGGACAGGGGCAGTGCGAACGGCACGTTCGTCAACGGACGCCGTGTTCAAGCTGCCACGCTCAATCCCGGTGACGTGATTTGGATTGTCGGTCTCACGATGGTCGTGGGCCAGAGCATCATCGCCATCAATAATCCTGATGGACTCGTGACCGTCGACGAGCGAACCCTTGCACCCTTTGAGCTGCCAGACTTCAATCTAATGCTCGACGAGGATATCGAGGAGGCTGCCGTTGCGCAGCTGTTCTCGAGGTCCCCGCGCTTCTCGGAGAGAATCCGGACCGCTGCATTCAAATTGGATCCGCCCCCGCAGAGGCGCGAAGAGGATACGCTGCCGGTCATGCTCGTCATCGGCTCCGCACTCACGATGGGAGTGGCCGCATCTTCCATCGGTATCTTCACCGCCTTCAACGTGATTAACCAAGGTCGTCCATTCAGCGACGCGATACCCGCACTCGTTATGTCCGCGAGCATCCTTCTCGCGATGGTGATGTGGCCGTTGTTGAACCGCAGATATCACACGAAGCAGTCCGCCCTGCGGGAGCAGGAGCGCCTGGAGAAGTACCGCGCTTATCTCAGCGGAATCGATGCGCGCATCGAATCCGAGCGTGCTCGGCAAGCGGATGTACTCGGCCGTGCGGTTCCCACCCTTGCCGACTGCCTGGGTTGGGTCATGCGCAGAGACGGCGAGCTCTGGAGCCGCACTGCTGACGCCCACGACTTTCTGTCGGTGAGGCTGGGCGTCGGTGACGCGTCCATGGATATGGAGCTCAGTGCACAGGAGCCGAAGTTCAGCGTCGAAGAGGATTGTCTGGAAGCAGAGATGCGTGCGGTTGCGGACGCCGCTCGAGTGATGACGGGCGTGCCGATCACGGTTTCGTTGCGGGAGCACGCGATTCTGGGTCTGGTCGGCAGCGCGGAGCGGACACACTCGTTGCTTCGTGGCCTTGTCCTGCAGCTCGCCGCGCTGCACGCTCACGATGTCCTTCGACTCGTCTTCATCTATGACCAGGATTCACACTCGGACTGGGCGAGCGCGCGGTGGCTTCCCCACACATGGAGCGACGATGAGTCGATTCGTCTCGTAGCCTCCAGTGCAGAGGAGCTCAAGGGGCTTTCTGTTCACATTGAGGCGCAGATGCGGCAGCGCGAGGATGAGCGTATCCCCGGGCGCACCGGACCACTGAAACCGCACTACGTGGTGTGCGTGCTCAACCCGGCTCTGGCGAGTCGTTCGCACGGCCTTGACCGGATCCTTCGTGAGGGCGCAGAACTCGGATTCAGCGTTGTTGCGGCGTATCAGGACAGGAGTGAGCTTCCCGATGAATGCACCGCGATCGTCGACTTGGGGGATTCGCCGACCTTGATGCTGGCCGAGCAAGGGGAAGTGAGCACGCTTCCCTTCACTCCGGACGTTGCGGTGGCCTCTTGGCCCCGAGATGCGGTCGAAACGCTCGCGAACACCCGGCTTGACACGACCACGGACGTACGAGCGTTCCCTGCCGCACTGCCCGTTCTCGACATGTATCGCGTAGGTCGGGTCGAACACCTCAATATCCTGACGCGCTGGGCGGGCAGCAATCCGGTTCTGTCTTTGGAGGCCCCGATAGGTGTAGATGCGTCGGGCAACATCATGAAACTCGACGTTCACGAGCGATTCCATGGGCCCCATGGATTGATCGCTGGCATGACCGGGTCCGGCAAGAGCGAGTTCATCATGACGTACATCCTCTCGCTCGCACTCAACTACGACCCGCACGAGGTCGCCTTCGTACTCATCGACTACAAGGGCGGCGGCATGGCGAATGCGTTCTCGGAGCTGCCGCATGTGGTTGGCACGATCACCAACCTCGATGGCGCGGAGGTGAACCGATCGCTGGTGTCGATTCAAAGCGAACTGAAGCGTAGGCAAGCGCTGTTCAATGCGGCCGCAGATGCCACCGGCACAAGCAACATCGACATCTATGCGTACCAGGGATTGTACCGAGAGGGCGAGGTCAGCGAGCCGCTGTCCCATCTGTTGATCATCTCCGACGAGTTTGCCGAACTCAAAGCGCAGCAGCCTGAGTTCATGGACCAGCTCGTCAGCGCTGCCAGAATCGGACGAAGCCTGGGAGTCCATCTGATTCTTGCAACGCAGAAGCCATCAGGCGTGGTGAACGACCAGATCTGGTCCAACAGCCGGTTCCGTGTATGCCTCAAGGTTCAGGAGAAGGCCGACAGCGTCGAGGTCATCAAGCGTCCCGATGCGGCCGAGCTGTCGGCAGCGGGGCGCTTCTACCTCCAGGTCGGGTTCAATGAGGTGTTCGAAATGGGACAGTCGTCGTGGGCTGGTGCACCGTATGTTCCGAATGACACCTACACTCCGGATTACGATGACAGTGTCGCGCTGGTCAGCCATCTCGGGCAGATCGTTCGGCGATCACGCGGAGAGAAGTCACGCGGAGTCTTGGGCCCTGCCCGCAGACAGCTTGATGAGATCACGGCCTACATCGCAGGGGTCGCTCAGAGCGAAGGAATCAACATCCGTCCGCTGTGGTTGGACCCCATTCCCGGCGACGTATTCGTTGACGAGCTCAGACGAAAGTACGGGCAGCCCGCGCGCGCGGGTGTCTTGGAACCGATCATCGGAGAGTACGACGACCCGGCCAATCAGCGGCAGGAGGTTCTTGCCGTCCCGCTATCCCGCGACGGCAACGTCGTGGTGTACGGGTCCACCGGGAGCGGGAAGGAGCGGTTCATCCGGACGCTTATGTGGTCGCTCATAGAGTCCAGCCCGCCAGATCTACTCAACATGTACGTGATCGATTGCGCCGCCGAGACTCTTGGTGCGTTCAGGTCTGCACCGCACGTCGGCGATGTGCTCTTCAGCCATGATCACGAGCGTATCATCCGTCTGATGAGGATGCTTGGCAGGGAGATGACGCGCCGCAAGCGGCTCCTGGTTGAGGCGAATGCCGGCTACTCGGCGTACCGTACGCCCAGCGGAGAGCGTCTCGCCTCGATTGTGATCGTCGTTCACAACTACGGCGGCTTCGCAGACGCGCACCCTGACGCGCTGGAGGCGCTCACCTGGATTGCGCGAGATGGAATACGCTACGGATTGTTCGTCGTCTTGTCGGCGACGGGTTCAAACGACGTCCGGTTCCAGATGCTTCAGAACTTCAAGCAGATGTTCGCTCTTCAGTTCAACGACCCAGTCGACTATGTCTCGGTGCTTGGAAAGACCGGCGGCATGCGGCCTTCCACGCTGGAAGGACGCGGGCTGGTGCGGCGCGACGGAGTGCACGAGTTCCAGACCGCCCGACCCCGTTCCGGTGTCGACGACGACCTCGCCTTCATTCGTGAAGAGTGTCAGCGTATGGCCGACGCGTGGGATGGTGCCGCCGCGCCGGCGGTGCCGGCGATGCCGACCATCGTGACTCCGGAAGCGATTGAGGCGATGCTGTCGGATGCTCGGTTCCAAGGAGGAATCCCCTGCGGCGTCGAGGTCTCTACGCTTGAACCCGCTGGTCTGGACTTCGCCGGATCCTTCGGAACCTGGGTGCTCAGCCATGACCCGGAGGATGCGGCGTTCGCTCAGGGCATGACGGAGCTCATGGGTGCGGACATGGGCAACGATGTGGTCGTCTTGGACGCGGCGCCCGCGTTCGTGCAGGATGAGAACCGAACGTACGCCTACGCCACAGGAGCTGCCCTGGACCCGGCGGTTCGAGAACTCAGCAGCCGCATCGCCGAACGACACGTCAGCGTGGAGGCTGGAACGGCCGCAACCGAGTTCGAGGCGCACCCCATCGTCTGCGTCATCGTTTCGTACTCGCGGCTCGCGCAGTCCTTGAGTGCCGAGGTGCGGCTCCTGCTTGAGGGGATGATAGCTCGCGACGGAGTGCCGATAGGCTTCCGCATCGTTCTCGTCGAGGCCGCCTCAGAGGCACAGAAGCTCGCTTATGAGGCGTGGACCACGCACTTCAAGCCCACCCGCGGCGTGTGGCTCGGGAACGGTTTTGCCGATCAGAGTGTCCTCAAGGTGCTCTCCGGACGCAACGACATGTATCGGGAGATCGGCTCTCGGAACGGATACCTGATCTCCAAGGGCGTACCCCGGTTGATCAAGACCCTGCGGTCACCGCTGTGGGCGAAGGACGAGGAGGCCCTCGATGAGTAG
- a CDS encoding WXG100 family type VII secretion target, whose amino-acid sequence MSSEVINIQPGQVRSHADAIKNSNTQLTEIMNEVTRSVSGLLGVSWEGTPIEGMNAKLSALKNKIQTEQQVIQEYETFLRRTADRWEAVDQGVAGNVQQVLE is encoded by the coding sequence ATGAGCTCTGAAGTCATCAATATTCAGCCGGGACAGGTGCGCTCCCATGCGGATGCCATCAAGAACAGCAACACCCAGCTCACCGAGATCATGAATGAAGTCACGCGCAGCGTGTCAGGCTTGCTCGGTGTCTCGTGGGAAGGCACGCCGATCGAGGGCATGAATGCCAAGCTCTCAGCCCTCAAGAACAAGATCCAGACCGAGCAGCAGGTCATCCAGGAATACGAGACCTTCCTTCGCCGCACGGCTGATCGCTGGGAGGCTGTTGACCAGGGTGTCGCCGGCAACGTCCAGCAGGTTCTCGAGTAG
- a CDS encoding FHA domain-containing protein: MTPNGDLSELLSRAREELADATQDLAAAQLRLQNAQARVRLLEELLALEMGTPAAEVSARKAPARHGEFIDATASILESRGAAMSIDELRSALLEQGVPLPGKGLPANLISRFQRSDGRIVRVGRGLYDIDRGQPRGLLEFADGRQVALQRVTRVGKGDQCELLISDSDAAEVHALVTTHGGTAIVGPVGESAQVFVNDSALAHPVRLSDGDRIRLGSTVMTYRDAVLASEK, translated from the coding sequence ATGACGCCCAATGGCGACCTCAGCGAACTGCTCTCTCGGGCCCGCGAAGAACTCGCGGACGCGACTCAAGACCTGGCTGCGGCTCAGCTTCGCCTCCAGAACGCCCAAGCGCGGGTTCGCCTGCTCGAAGAACTGCTTGCCCTAGAGATGGGCACCCCTGCCGCAGAAGTCTCTGCGCGCAAGGCCCCCGCCCGTCATGGTGAGTTCATCGACGCAACCGCGTCGATACTTGAGAGTCGCGGCGCGGCAATGTCGATCGACGAGCTGAGATCGGCTCTTCTTGAGCAGGGGGTCCCGCTACCCGGAAAGGGCCTGCCCGCCAATCTGATCAGTCGCTTCCAGCGATCTGACGGACGCATCGTTCGGGTCGGCCGCGGCCTCTACGATATCGACCGGGGCCAGCCGCGCGGACTTCTCGAGTTCGCGGACGGGCGCCAGGTGGCCCTGCAACGTGTGACGCGCGTCGGCAAAGGTGACCAGTGTGAACTGCTCATCTCCGATTCGGACGCCGCAGAGGTGCATGCACTCGTGACCACGCACGGCGGCACGGCGATTGTGGGTCCGGTCGGCGAATCCGCTCAGGTCTTCGTCAACGACTCGGCTCTGGCCCATCCGGTCCGCCTGTCAGACGGGGACCGCATCAGGCTTGGAAGCACAGTGATGACGTACCGTGACGCCGTGTTGGCATCAGAGAAATAG
- a CDS encoding FHA domain-containing protein has product MNEKTGDYSRRTAAIGQPTRPAAPPPGWEIVSTECVRAERGGTVIIAKGLHDAAHFIEGQDPEPVLVARLVVPGEEPITFTLTSSAVRFVVGRDRATCNAILADPLVSRKHFSIGVDGDAPYIEDHGSTNGTYVDRVRVEGTRALHGGAHIRFGRTEVLFEFD; this is encoded by the coding sequence ATGAACGAGAAGACCGGCGACTACTCTCGGCGCACTGCTGCCATCGGACAGCCGACGCGTCCCGCGGCGCCACCCCCCGGCTGGGAGATCGTCTCGACCGAGTGCGTTCGAGCCGAACGCGGTGGCACCGTGATCATCGCCAAAGGGCTCCACGACGCCGCCCATTTCATCGAAGGTCAGGACCCCGAGCCGGTTCTCGTCGCCCGCCTTGTCGTTCCCGGCGAAGAGCCGATCACATTCACGCTGACGTCGAGCGCCGTGCGTTTCGTGGTGGGTCGTGACCGAGCCACCTGCAACGCGATCCTCGCGGACCCCCTTGTGAGCCGCAAGCACTTCTCGATTGGCGTAGACGGCGATGCACCCTACATCGAGGACCACGGCAGTACGAACGGAACCTACGTGGATCGGGTCAGAGTCGAGGGAACGCGAGCACTGCATGGCGGCGCTCACATCCGCTTCGGTCGCACCGAGGTGCTGTTCGAGTTCGACTGA